The proteins below come from a single Mesobacillus jeotgali genomic window:
- a CDS encoding GNAT family N-acetyltransferase has translation MKVNLKVINSDKKEVLHNLYSLYLHDLSAYTEGLQISDSGRFEFDSFSLVWEKEGVTPYFIIAGGKLAGFVLILEAPFTSKVDKVINDFFILHPYRGKGVAKAAVAEIFSQNKGSFYISQLVENKPAVRFWNKIYQQHGIEFEEHTEVQDGEEVFYQTFVVR, from the coding sequence ATGAAAGTAAATTTGAAAGTAATCAACTCAGATAAAAAGGAAGTATTGCATAATTTATATTCACTCTACCTGCATGATTTATCCGCCTATACAGAGGGATTGCAGATCAGTGATTCTGGCCGCTTCGAGTTTGATTCATTTTCGCTTGTATGGGAAAAAGAAGGAGTCACTCCATACTTCATTATCGCCGGCGGAAAACTGGCAGGGTTCGTCTTGATTCTTGAAGCACCCTTTACGTCAAAAGTAGATAAAGTGATCAATGACTTCTTTATTCTCCACCCATATCGCGGAAAAGGGGTCGCAAAAGCAGCCGTAGCTGAGATATTTAGTCAGAACAAAGGAAGCTTTTACATCTCTCAGCTTGTCGAGAACAAGCCCGCAGTCCGTTTTTGGAATAAAATCTACCAGCAGCATGGAATCGAATTTGAAGAACACACAGAAGTGCAGGACGGGGAAGAGGTTTTTTATCAGACCTTTGTTGTTAGGTAA
- a CDS encoding YjiH family protein yields MILEKPLRKRRSTGDFLAFIIPSLIGIFFFMLPISYNGEITIPIAVLSGWLQDLLGGTLPAIMTVIIVLTLIGTLLIKSVRPEVLNRNHFLKSLFDVPTVWLVARILGAIFAVMTLFQLGPEAVWSANTGGLLLNDLLPILFSVFLFAGLFLPLLLNFGLLELFGTLMAKIMRPIFTLPGRSSIDTLTSWLGDGTIGVLLTSKQYEEGYYTRREAAVIGTTFSVVSITFSLVVISQVGLAKMFVPFYLTVTLAGVVAAVILPRIPPLSRKPDTYYVEQNNDYSEENIPDGYTPFSWGMAQAVEKASSNKSFKDFLLAGVRNILDMWMGVAPIVMALGTLALIVAEYTPVFQWLGMPFIPLLELMQVPEAKAASETLIVGFADMFLPSVIGADIASPMTRFIIASVSVTQLIYMSEVGGLLLGSKIPVSFGELFIIFLQRTLVTLPIIVLVAHIIF; encoded by the coding sequence ATCATTTTGGAAAAACCATTACGTAAAAGAAGATCTACCGGGGACTTTTTAGCATTTATCATCCCCTCATTAATAGGAATATTTTTCTTTATGTTACCAATCTCCTATAATGGAGAAATCACGATACCAATCGCCGTCTTATCCGGATGGCTCCAGGACTTGCTTGGCGGAACGCTGCCTGCGATCATGACTGTGATCATTGTCCTGACGTTAATCGGAACATTATTGATTAAAAGCGTTAGACCAGAAGTCCTTAATCGCAATCATTTTCTTAAATCTTTATTCGATGTTCCAACTGTCTGGCTCGTTGCCCGTATACTAGGAGCTATTTTTGCAGTTATGACTTTGTTTCAATTAGGACCGGAAGCAGTTTGGTCAGCTAACACAGGCGGACTGCTGCTCAATGACCTTTTGCCAATCCTTTTCTCTGTGTTTCTTTTTGCAGGATTGTTCCTGCCTTTACTGCTGAACTTCGGTTTGCTTGAATTGTTCGGCACCTTGATGGCTAAAATCATGCGCCCAATTTTCACTTTGCCTGGCCGTTCTTCCATCGATACTCTAACGTCATGGCTCGGCGATGGCACAATCGGGGTCCTCCTGACAAGCAAGCAATATGAAGAAGGCTATTATACTAGAAGAGAAGCAGCTGTCATCGGAACAACATTCTCTGTTGTCTCAATCACTTTCAGCCTGGTCGTCATTTCCCAGGTAGGGCTTGCTAAAATGTTTGTACCATTCTATTTGACTGTAACACTGGCTGGTGTGGTTGCAGCCGTCATCCTTCCGCGAATCCCGCCTCTTTCCAGGAAGCCGGATACGTACTATGTGGAGCAGAACAACGACTATTCTGAGGAGAATATCCCAGATGGCTATACACCTTTCTCCTGGGGTATGGCACAGGCTGTTGAAAAAGCCAGCAGCAATAAAAGCTTCAAGGATTTCCTGCTTGCCGGTGTACGCAATATCCTTGATATGTGGATGGGTGTTGCGCCAATCGTCATGGCTCTTGGAACACTGGCGCTGATTGTCGCTGAATACACGCCAGTATTTCAATGGCTTGGAATGCCGTTCATACCGCTGCTTGAGCTGATGCAGGTACCTGAGGCGAAGGCAGCATCAGAAACATTGATCGTCGGCTTTGCGGACATGTTCCTTCCTTCCGTTATCGGTGCTGATATCGCGAGCCCGATGACAAGGTTCATTATTGCGTCGGTTTCCGTTACACAACTGATCTATATGTCTGAGGTTGGCGGACTGCTGCTTGGATCGAAAATTCCTGTCAGCTTTGGGGAATTGTTCATCATTTTCCTTCAGCGTACGCTAGTGACATTGCCAATCATCGTATTGGTTGCGCATATTATTTTTTAA
- a CDS encoding PRK06851 family protein yields MSGKILNYFAGGNTARGFYSLYDSSLQGLSRLFILKGGPGTGKSSLMKKIGNEWLEKGYDVQFLYCSSDNKSIDGVLIPELNAGIVDGTAPHVIEPKAPGAVEEYINLGEAWNSAKLQEHKEKIQQLSGEISEAFNSAYSLFAEALRIHDEWEKIYIENMDFDKANELTNRLMNQFFGDSTSSEGSGRVYDRFLGAATPAGAVDFVPNLTETVGKRYFIKGRPGSGKSTMLKKLAAEAQSRGYDVEVYHCGFDPHSLDMVIVRELDFAIFDSTAPHEYFPERETDEIIDMYTELITPGTDEKYEAEIKDVGGRYKAKMSEAIASLAQAKELRDQLEAIYIEAMDFSKVDKITGQIQKEMESLSAN; encoded by the coding sequence ATGTCAGGAAAAATCCTGAACTATTTTGCCGGCGGCAACACGGCCCGCGGATTTTACAGCTTATATGATTCCAGCTTGCAGGGCTTGTCCCGGCTATTCATATTGAAGGGCGGACCAGGAACAGGAAAATCCTCGCTCATGAAAAAGATCGGCAATGAATGGCTTGAAAAAGGCTATGATGTTCAATTCCTGTATTGTTCATCAGACAATAAATCAATCGATGGTGTGCTGATTCCTGAATTGAATGCCGGAATCGTTGACGGGACGGCTCCTCATGTTATCGAACCGAAAGCTCCTGGAGCGGTAGAGGAGTACATCAATCTGGGTGAAGCGTGGAATTCCGCCAAGCTTCAGGAACATAAGGAGAAAATTCAGCAGCTTAGTGGGGAAATCAGTGAGGCATTTAATTCTGCTTACAGTCTTTTTGCCGAAGCACTGAGAATTCATGACGAATGGGAAAAAATCTACATTGAGAACATGGACTTCGATAAGGCGAATGAGCTGACAAACAGATTGATGAATCAATTCTTTGGAGACAGTACATCTTCAGAAGGAAGCGGCCGGGTGTACGACCGATTCCTCGGTGCTGCCACTCCGGCTGGCGCAGTCGACTTCGTTCCGAACCTGACTGAAACAGTGGGTAAAAGATACTTCATCAAAGGACGGCCAGGCTCTGGAAAGTCGACCATGCTGAAAAAGCTGGCAGCCGAGGCACAGTCACGCGGTTATGATGTTGAAGTCTATCATTGCGGATTTGATCCGCACAGCCTGGATATGGTTATTGTCCGCGAGTTAGACTTCGCGATTTTTGACAGCACCGCTCCGCATGAATATTTTCCGGAAAGAGAGACAGATGAAATCATTGATATGTATACAGAATTAATTACTCCTGGTACGGATGAAAAATATGAGGCGGAGATTAAGGATGTCGGCGGAAGGTATAAAGCGAAGATGAGTGAAGCGATCGCCTCACTGGCCCAGGCAAAAGAACTGCGTGACCAATTGGAGGCCATCTACATCGAAGCCATGGATTTTTCAAAGGTAGATAAAATCACCGGCCAGATTCAAAAAGAAATGGAAAGCCTGAGTGCCAATTAG
- a CDS encoding c-type cytochrome encodes MNKPIIHFIISALLGLGIGYIAFDVIPGNDGQEKEVTAVNESSKPEEPAKEEKESTETTSTSAGEENILQAKGCLGCHSVEALNLTGGATGPDLSGAFTNVEGKHGKAIDEFLKEPTSAVMSGVIGGNPLTEEEINQVVEILKEASEK; translated from the coding sequence GTGAATAAACCTATTATCCATTTCATCATCAGTGCTCTTCTTGGACTCGGAATTGGTTATATAGCCTTCGATGTCATTCCCGGAAACGACGGCCAGGAAAAAGAAGTAACGGCTGTCAATGAGTCTTCAAAACCTGAAGAACCGGCCAAGGAAGAAAAAGAGTCGACTGAAACTACTTCCACTTCAGCTGGCGAGGAGAACATCCTTCAAGCGAAAGGCTGCCTTGGATGCCACTCTGTAGAAGCCTTAAACCTTACAGGCGGAGCAACCGGACCAGATCTTTCCGGTGCCTTCACCAATGTCGAGGGCAAGCACGGCAAAGCGATCGATGAATTCCTTAAAGAACCTACTTCAGCAGTCATGTCCGGCGTAATCGGCGGCAACCCGCTGACGGAGGAAGAAATAAATCAAGTAGTTGAAATTCTGAAGGAAGCTTCAGAAAAATAA
- the nosD gene encoding nitrous oxide reductase family maturation protein NosD yields the protein MNRLLILFVGIGVWILSTLPVSADASLQQLIDETPINGELILENKQYDGNIEITKPITIIGKNDTTIRGDGKGNVVLIKASNVTLKNLKIEHGSLNRSSDEEYSGIRTMGEHNQFINLVIHDVYHGLYINSSKHTLVKNVEVTGQGTGKLGSQGNGIQLVRTSNNIIEDSTISKTRDGIYVEYADKNEIRNNYVSETRYGLHYMYSNDNTFYKNRFNKNTGGAAIMHSQNIVLKENQFSFNQGSRSFGLIIQTSTSNTILDNEFYLNQRGIYLEQSTQNRIEGNKFFHNDIGVELWTTSTSQVFTKNYFEQNIANVLTIGAESYNQWNLNGMGNYWGTELSVLDLDQNQIGDSPVEYRSSLYKLVEDNELAYLFLKSPAIKIYEKINEVLSTQKVMVVDESPLIEQEKESAPWMLLFIPTIAIAGWIFTKKRRSRLS from the coding sequence ATGAACAGGCTATTGATTTTATTTGTTGGGATAGGCGTCTGGATTTTATCCACCCTGCCTGTCTCGGCAGATGCCTCCCTGCAGCAGTTGATTGATGAAACTCCAATAAACGGTGAACTGATTTTAGAGAATAAGCAATACGATGGCAATATCGAGATTACGAAACCAATTACGATTATCGGCAAAAATGACACAACGATCCGCGGCGACGGAAAAGGAAATGTTGTCCTGATCAAAGCCTCCAATGTCACGTTAAAGAACTTAAAGATTGAACACGGCAGCCTGAACAGGAGCTCCGACGAGGAATATTCGGGGATCCGCACGATGGGAGAGCATAATCAGTTTATTAATCTAGTTATCCACGATGTTTACCATGGCCTCTATATTAATAGTTCAAAACACACTCTTGTAAAAAATGTAGAAGTCACCGGGCAAGGCACAGGAAAGCTAGGCAGCCAGGGAAATGGCATCCAGCTTGTGCGCACGTCCAATAACATTATTGAAGATTCCACTATTTCCAAAACACGCGACGGCATCTATGTCGAATACGCCGATAAAAATGAAATCCGCAATAACTATGTAAGTGAAACACGCTACGGCCTGCACTATATGTACTCAAACGATAATACTTTTTACAAAAACCGTTTCAATAAAAACACGGGCGGTGCAGCAATCATGCACTCCCAGAACATCGTGTTGAAGGAAAACCAATTTTCTTTTAACCAGGGATCCCGTTCATTCGGGCTCATCATCCAGACCAGCACCAGCAACACCATCCTGGATAATGAATTTTACCTGAACCAGCGCGGCATTTACCTGGAGCAGTCCACGCAGAACAGGATTGAGGGAAACAAGTTTTTCCACAATGACATCGGTGTGGAGCTATGGACCACGTCCACTTCCCAGGTATTTACGAAAAATTATTTCGAGCAAAACATTGCCAATGTCCTGACGATTGGCGCTGAATCTTATAATCAATGGAATCTAAACGGGATGGGCAACTACTGGGGCACAGAGCTCTCGGTCCTCGACCTGGACCAGAACCAGATTGGCGACTCTCCTGTTGAATATAGATCATCCCTTTACAAACTAGTAGAGGATAATGAACTGGCTTACTTATTTTTAAAAAGCCCGGCCATCAAAATCTATGAAAAAATCAATGAAGTCTTAAGCACCCAGAAAGTGATGGTCGTCGATGAATCCCCGCTGATTGAGCAGGAAAAGGAATCCGCCCCATGGATGCTGCTTTTCATTCCGACAATCGCGATTGCGGGATGGATTTTTACCAAAAAGAGAAGGAGTCGTTTATCATGA
- a CDS encoding ABC transporter permease, with amino-acid sequence MNYIWKEWLEQSRGKGLWLGLVMVMLTSIFLLMEARSYPDELGFDAFLLSLYDMNIYLVPIFALFISSFSIFQEKELKTSMILLTKKESNRSLLLKKSIAIQAVVIGVFVGWYFVLAIAMKWFLQFQLTSFIYFLITVVVLLLIFNQLGLFLGNMANTKMQLIGATIFTWFLFVFLIDLAFIQYVPSVSYENVKLFSWLYFLDPLHTLRFFLETSLGLFSLNNMSRLMEKMIWMAPWKFLLIDLAFWMILFFELSILFRSKGEKS; translated from the coding sequence ATGAACTACATTTGGAAGGAATGGCTTGAACAGTCACGCGGGAAAGGCCTCTGGCTCGGCCTGGTCATGGTCATGCTGACTTCCATCTTCCTGTTGATGGAAGCACGCTCATATCCAGATGAACTCGGATTTGACGCCTTTCTTCTCTCGCTATATGACATGAATATATACCTTGTCCCAATCTTCGCTCTCTTCATTTCCTCGTTCTCGATTTTCCAGGAAAAAGAGCTGAAGACATCGATGATCCTGCTGACGAAAAAAGAATCAAACCGCAGCCTGTTGCTAAAGAAATCCATCGCAATCCAGGCGGTCGTCATCGGCGTCTTTGTCGGCTGGTACTTTGTTCTCGCCATCGCGATGAAATGGTTTCTGCAATTCCAATTAACCAGCTTCATTTATTTCCTCATAACAGTTGTTGTACTGCTGCTGATTTTCAACCAGCTCGGGCTGTTTTTGGGAAACATGGCCAATACAAAGATGCAGTTGATCGGCGCCACCATTTTTACATGGTTCCTGTTCGTCTTCCTGATCGACCTGGCTTTCATTCAGTACGTACCTTCTGTATCCTATGAAAATGTCAAACTGTTCTCGTGGCTCTACTTCCTGGACCCATTGCACACATTGCGCTTTTTCCTGGAGACATCTCTTGGATTATTCTCGCTGAACAATATGTCACGACTGATGGAAAAAATGATCTGGATGGCCCCGTGGAAGTTTCTCTTGATTGACCTGGCCTTCTGGATGATCCTTTTCTTCGAGCTCTCGATCCTGTTCCGCAGCAAGGGGGAAAAATCATGA
- a CDS encoding ABC transporter ATP-binding protein: MIEIKNLSQSYKNKQVLKDISLTIEKNEYCALVGRNGAGKSTLIRSILGLQPVKKGSIMLGGFPNSKGDWKKIVSYLPEKFHLYPHLTGEENMRFFASLGSGEIDEKKIEEKLKMVSLWEDRHNQVKGYSKGMLQRLGLCVMLYYDTDVLILDEPTSGLDPLGREEILQILKSLSGKTIFMASHHMDEIKQICSHVAFLEDGKMTKYTVDEFLNEHLKGADYK; encoded by the coding sequence ATGATTGAAATCAAGAATCTCTCACAATCCTATAAAAACAAGCAAGTCTTGAAAGATATCAGTTTAACGATTGAGAAAAATGAATACTGTGCACTTGTTGGAAGGAACGGTGCCGGGAAGTCGACACTGATCCGGTCCATTCTCGGTTTGCAGCCGGTAAAAAAAGGCTCGATTATGCTGGGAGGATTTCCAAATTCGAAAGGAGACTGGAAAAAAATTGTTTCCTATCTCCCCGAAAAATTCCACCTCTATCCTCATCTGACTGGCGAAGAGAATATGCGCTTTTTCGCATCGCTCGGAAGCGGTGAAATTGATGAAAAGAAGATCGAGGAAAAGCTGAAGATGGTTTCTTTATGGGAGGACCGGCATAACCAGGTGAAGGGCTATTCCAAAGGAATGCTCCAGCGCCTAGGGCTCTGTGTCATGCTTTATTACGATACAGATGTCTTGATCCTCGATGAGCCGACAAGCGGCCTGGATCCACTTGGGCGCGAGGAAATCCTGCAAATACTGAAATCCCTGTCCGGAAAGACGATATTTATGGCATCGCATCATATGGATGAAATCAAGCAAATCTGTAGCCATGTCGCTTTCCTGGAAGATGGCAAAATGACAAAATACACCGTTGATGAATTCCTGAATGAACACTTAAAAGGAGCGGATTACAAATGA
- a CDS encoding FixH family protein produces MKKLLPVFMFLMLFLAGCSSGSDFEINLKEAPKYKAGESYPVVIEVLQDGEPAAKLDFVAYLEMAKMDHGTIELDFEDKGNGVYESSVELPMAGEWIANIEGEGDGSAFEHVITFEVEKE; encoded by the coding sequence ATGAAAAAATTACTTCCAGTCTTTATGTTCCTAATGTTGTTTCTTGCAGGCTGCAGCTCAGGTTCAGATTTTGAAATTAATTTAAAGGAAGCCCCTAAATATAAGGCTGGCGAAAGCTATCCTGTCGTCATTGAGGTTTTGCAGGATGGAGAGCCCGCTGCCAAACTGGATTTCGTTGCCTATCTTGAAATGGCCAAAATGGACCATGGGACCATTGAGCTTGATTTTGAGGATAAAGGAAATGGTGTTTATGAATCCAGTGTTGAATTGCCGATGGCCGGAGAATGGATTGCCAATATCGAAGGAGAAGGCGATGGCTCTGCTTTTGAACATGTGATTACATTCGAAGTGGAAAAGGAATGA
- the ybaK gene encoding Cys-tRNA(Pro) deacylase — protein MAKVKTNAMRILDTQKVPYEILTYDSKDGKIDGVAVAGKIGREASQVYKTLVAVGASKGLYVFVIPVEAELDLKKAAKEAGEKKVEMLPVKDIQKFTGYIRGGCSPIGMKKNYPTFLDESAQELDSIIVSAGKIGFQVELAPEQLIQATEGKYADLVTVKKG, from the coding sequence ATGGCTAAGGTCAAAACGAATGCAATGCGGATTCTCGACACGCAGAAGGTGCCGTATGAGATTCTGACTTATGACTCGAAGGATGGCAAGATTGACGGTGTTGCTGTGGCCGGGAAAATTGGTCGCGAAGCTTCACAGGTCTACAAGACGCTTGTGGCAGTGGGGGCAAGCAAGGGTTTATACGTCTTCGTCATCCCTGTCGAAGCCGAGCTCGATCTGAAAAAGGCAGCGAAGGAAGCAGGCGAAAAGAAAGTGGAAATGCTCCCGGTCAAGGACATTCAGAAATTCACCGGCTATATCCGCGGCGGCTGTTCTCCAATCGGCATGAAGAAAAACTATCCTACGTTCTTGGATGAAAGCGCCCAGGAGTTGGATTCCATCATCGTCAGTGCAGGGAAGATCGGCTTCCAGGTCGAATTGGCGCCCGAGCAACTGATCCAGGCGACTGAAGGGAAGTATGCCGACCTGGTTACGGTGAAAAAAGGTTAA
- a CDS encoding UDP-glucose dehydrogenase family protein — protein MEITVVGTGYVGLVTGVCFAEIGYSVTCFDIDESKIAALSEGRCPIYEPGLEEMLKRNLKEGRIRFTFDAKLAYKNKDYLFIAVGTPGNEDGSANLEYLEAAVDQIGLNLNRDAVIVIKSTVPVGTNERVYKKLQENIPDKIQVKVVSNPEFLREGSGILDTFHADRIVVGSDDHEAGRAVSGLYKPFGRPILQTDIRSAELIKYASNAFLATKISFINEVANLCEHTGANIEDVAKGMGMDERIGSQFLKAGIGYGGSCFPKDTKALEKLTDYYNYDFKILRSVIEVNSRQKQQLFYKACELLGNLQGKRVAVLGLAFKPHTDDIREAPAVELIVRLLEAQADISVYDPVAYGNVADLFGSRLYYAETVDGAIKGADVVFIMTEWPQIAQYDLERFPLFMREPVIFDGRNCYDLAEAESAGLTYVSVGRKAVNVNRNLENSGLQS, from the coding sequence ATGGAAATCACAGTTGTCGGGACAGGCTATGTTGGCCTTGTCACCGGAGTTTGTTTTGCTGAAATAGGATACAGTGTAACTTGTTTTGATATAGATGAAAGTAAAATTGCTGCCCTTTCTGAAGGGAGATGCCCAATTTATGAGCCTGGCCTTGAAGAGATGCTCAAAAGGAATCTAAAAGAAGGCCGCATTCGTTTTACATTCGATGCGAAATTGGCCTATAAGAATAAGGATTACCTTTTTATCGCTGTCGGGACGCCTGGAAATGAGGACGGGTCGGCGAACCTTGAATACCTGGAGGCAGCGGTTGATCAAATTGGCTTGAATTTAAACAGAGATGCAGTCATAGTCATTAAAAGCACCGTGCCGGTAGGGACAAATGAGAGGGTTTATAAGAAGCTTCAAGAGAACATTCCGGACAAGATCCAGGTGAAAGTCGTTTCAAACCCTGAGTTCCTGCGTGAAGGCTCGGGGATTCTTGATACATTCCATGCAGACCGGATTGTCGTCGGGTCAGACGATCATGAGGCGGGCCGTGCGGTCTCTGGCTTATATAAACCTTTTGGACGGCCTATTTTGCAGACAGATATCCGCAGTGCAGAGCTCATTAAGTATGCTTCCAATGCATTTCTCGCTACAAAGATCAGTTTCATCAATGAGGTGGCCAACCTTTGTGAGCACACAGGCGCAAATATTGAAGATGTCGCAAAAGGAATGGGCATGGACGAACGGATCGGCAGCCAATTTTTAAAAGCGGGGATTGGCTATGGCGGTTCATGCTTCCCAAAGGATACAAAGGCACTTGAAAAGCTGACAGATTACTATAATTATGATTTTAAAATCCTCCGGTCCGTAATCGAGGTGAACAGCAGGCAAAAGCAGCAGCTGTTTTATAAAGCCTGCGAACTGCTTGGAAATCTTCAGGGAAAAAGGGTGGCTGTTCTTGGCCTCGCGTTCAAGCCGCATACTGATGACATTCGCGAGGCGCCAGCGGTTGAGCTGATTGTCCGTCTGCTGGAAGCTCAGGCTGACATCTCTGTCTATGACCCGGTTGCTTACGGCAATGTCGCAGACCTTTTTGGCAGCAGGCTTTACTATGCAGAGACAGTGGATGGTGCAATTAAAGGGGCTGATGTGGTCTTCATCATGACCGAGTGGCCGCAAATCGCCCAATATGATTTAGAGCGTTTCCCACTATTCATGCGTGAGCCGGTTATTTTTGACGGAAGGAACTGCTATGACCTGGCCGAGGCGGAGTCAGCTGGTTTAACGTATGTTTCCGTTGGCAGGAAGGCGGTTAATGTGAATAGGAATCTGGAAAACTCCGGACTTCAGAGCTAA
- a CDS encoding FAD-dependent oxidoreductase produces MNDYTSKLPRFPEPYWRKTAELPTSPKLQEDLKVDVAVIGGGITGLTSAYLLAKAGVKVAVIEAGSILNGTTGHTTAKVTAQHGVIYDELISHHGEEKARLYYQANYDAMQFVKNIVKEQQIDCDLSVEDAYIYTNSEKEMEKLLKEFKAYEKLGVDGSEYVSEVPLPVEAKAGIVMRSQAQFHPLKFLKHLVERFTEMGGQLFENTTAVDMEEGSEPVVTTRDGHKVRCKQMIVSTHYPFYDLKGFYFSRMTPERSYVLAVKTEKEFPGGMFINAEQPTRSLRYTDWNGEKIVLFGGDSHKVGHKTNTHQYYEALEAFAQQTFGVKEIPFRWSAQDPVPFDKIPFVGQYSTATDNIYVATGYRKWGMSNGINAAIMLSDQILKKDNPYKEVFDPQRFKADPELRKIISTNAHIAKTLVKGKLERPSTQATSLENDEGASVTVNGKRAGAYRDENGQLHVVDTTCTHMGCELEWNNGERTWDCPCHGSRFSYKGDVLEGPAELPLKKVDFE; encoded by the coding sequence ATGAACGATTATACTTCAAAGCTGCCACGTTTTCCTGAACCCTACTGGCGAAAAACCGCCGAGCTGCCAACATCTCCAAAGCTGCAGGAGGATTTGAAGGTCGATGTCGCTGTCATTGGCGGCGGGATTACCGGATTGACCTCTGCCTATTTGCTTGCCAAGGCTGGGGTCAAGGTTGCCGTCATTGAAGCTGGCTCTATATTGAACGGCACCACCGGCCATACAACCGCTAAAGTGACCGCCCAACATGGTGTCATTTATGATGAGCTGATCAGCCATCATGGGGAGGAAAAGGCACGTCTTTATTACCAGGCCAACTATGATGCGATGCAATTTGTCAAAAACATTGTAAAAGAGCAGCAAATCGACTGTGATTTATCTGTTGAGGATGCCTACATCTATACGAATTCCGAAAAGGAAATGGAGAAGCTGTTAAAAGAGTTCAAGGCATATGAAAAGCTTGGTGTAGACGGCAGTGAGTATGTATCTGAGGTTCCACTGCCTGTGGAAGCAAAAGCAGGAATTGTGATGCGCAGCCAGGCGCAGTTCCATCCGCTTAAGTTTTTAAAGCATCTTGTTGAACGTTTTACAGAAATGGGAGGCCAACTCTTCGAGAATACAACTGCTGTGGATATGGAGGAAGGCTCTGAGCCTGTCGTTACAACCCGCGATGGCCATAAGGTGCGCTGCAAGCAAATGATCGTCAGCACGCATTATCCTTTCTATGATTTAAAAGGGTTCTATTTTTCAAGAATGACTCCCGAAAGATCCTATGTGCTTGCGGTAAAAACCGAGAAGGAATTTCCGGGCGGAATGTTCATCAATGCCGAGCAGCCTACCCGCTCGCTCCGTTATACTGATTGGAACGGTGAAAAAATCGTCTTGTTTGGCGGTGACAGCCATAAAGTCGGCCATAAAACGAATACGCACCAATACTATGAAGCACTCGAGGCATTCGCCCAGCAGACATTTGGCGTAAAGGAAATCCCGTTCAGATGGTCTGCGCAGGATCCTGTTCCTTTCGATAAGATTCCATTTGTCGGCCAGTACTCAACAGCGACAGACAATATCTATGTAGCAACCGGCTATCGCAAGTGGGGAATGTCCAATGGCATCAATGCCGCCATCATGTTAAGCGACCAGATCCTGAAGAAGGATAACCCTTATAAAGAGGTATTTGATCCGCAGCGTTTCAAGGCAGATCCTGAACTGCGCAAAATCATTTCAACTAATGCACACATTGCGAAAACCCTTGTGAAAGGAAAGCTGGAACGCCCATCAACCCAGGCGACATCACTTGAAAATGATGAGGGCGCATCCGTGACAGTAAACGGGAAGCGCGCCGGCGCCTATCGCGATGAAAACGGCCAGCTGCACGTCGTCGATACAACATGTACCCATATGGGCTGCGAGCTCGAGTGGAATAACGGCGAACGTACATGGGATTGCCCATGCCATGGCTCCAGATTCTCCTATAAAGGAGATGTCCTTGAAGGTCCAGCCGAACTGCCGCTGAAAAAAGTTGATTTTGAATAA